The Bacilli bacterium genome segment GGTGGCGCCCGATCGGCAATGGGTTGCGACGTCACGACACGATAAGCGGTCAGCCGGTGCGGCAGAAAACTTTTTCGGATATGATGGCCGATCAGGATGAGCGGAACAGAGAAGATCGTTTGCGCGGGCTGCTGAAGGATATTGCCGAGCAGGGAGAACGGCTTGGCAAAACGATGACCGTGCGCGAATTGCGCATCTATAAACAACTCGTCAAGCAATACCTGGAAGAGACCGTCAGGCGTGGCGTTGGCCTTAAGGAAACGAAAGGCTGGGACCGCAGAGGCAGAGGCAAGCGGTATAAGCTGATCGAAGAAATTGACCGCAAATTGCTTGAAATGGCGGAAGATCTTTTGCAAAGCGAGCAAGGAAGAATCACGATTTTGGATCATGTCGGGGAGATTCGCGGTTTGCTGATCAATCTGCTTTTCTAACTGCTTTTCTAAAAGCGCATGCTTCAATCAGGCTGCAATCGAATGATGGAGAGATACGATGAACGCATTCCATACGGACGAAAATCGCGCGGTTGAAATGCTGCAAAGCGGGTTCGCCGCGGGCAAATTATCGCATGCCTATATTTTTCACGGGCCGAAAGGCACGGGCAAACGGAAGGCCGCCATGCGGTTTGCCCAAATGCTGTTTTGCACGGCCGACGGCCCAAAGCCGTGCGAAAATTGCGCCGCGTGCCGCAAGTTCGCGCACGGCAACCATCCCGATCTGCACGTGGTGGCGCCGGACGGCGGTTCCATCAAAATCGAGCAGATCAGGGATTTGCAGCGAAGGTTTTTTTACCGGAGTGAAGAAGCGCAGGTGAAAGTTTATGTGATTGAGCAGGCCGAGCTAATGACCGTCCAGGCGGCTAACGCGCTGCTTAAATTTTTGGAAGAACCGTCTGCGCAAATCAAAGCGATTTTGCTTACGGAAAACGGACATGCGCTGTTGCCAACCATTCGCTCGCGGGCGCAGTGGGTATCGTTTCACGCGGCGAATCCGGCGGATATGGAAGCGGCGCTGATGTCCGAAGGGCACGCTCCGGCGCTCGTCCGGGCGGCGGTGATGATCGCTGCCGGGCAAGATGAAGCAAGAGAGCTGCTGCAAACAAATTGGTTTGCGGAACTGTTGAACGTAATGATACAATTATGCCAAGAATCCGCCGATAATCCGCAGGGTGCGCTTGTCACCTTGCAGCAAAGGCTTATAAAAGCCAATCTGGCGGAACACATCGATACGCTGCTGGACCTTATGCTGCTTTGGTACAAGGATTTGGTTCATCTGGGCTGCGGACGCAAGCGCGCGCCGGTGTTTGCGGCGCACAAGGACTGGTTGGAGAAACAGGCGAGACAAAGCGATGTTTCGCGTTGGATCATATGCTTGGAGGCTATCGTCGAGACGAGCAAGCGGCTTCGCTACCACGTAAACCCGCAATTGGCGTTGGAGCAGCTTGTGATTGTATTGGGAAGGAGGTAGATTGTTTGTATTGTGTTGTCGGTGTGCGTTTTAAAAAAGCGGGTAAAATTTATTATTTCGATCCGGCGGAACTTCCCGTCAAAAAGGAAGACAACGTTATTGTAGAAACGGCGCGAGGGATCGAATATGGAAAAATTG includes the following:
- a CDS encoding YaaR family protein, which codes for MKIDPRWRPIGNGLRRHDTISGQPVRQKTFSDMMADQDERNREDRLRGLLKDIAEQGERLGKTMTVRELRIYKQLVKQYLEETVRRGVGLKETKGWDRRGRGKRYKLIEEIDRKLLEMAEDLLQSEQGRITILDHVGEIRGLLINLLF
- the holB gene encoding DNA polymerase III subunit delta', translating into MNAFHTDENRAVEMLQSGFAAGKLSHAYIFHGPKGTGKRKAAMRFAQMLFCTADGPKPCENCAACRKFAHGNHPDLHVVAPDGGSIKIEQIRDLQRRFFYRSEEAQVKVYVIEQAELMTVQAANALLKFLEEPSAQIKAILLTENGHALLPTIRSRAQWVSFHAANPADMEAALMSEGHAPALVRAAVMIAAGQDEARELLQTNWFAELLNVMIQLCQESADNPQGALVTLQQRLIKANLAEHIDTLLDLMLLWYKDLVHLGCGRKRAPVFAAHKDWLEKQARQSDVSRWIICLEAIVETSKRLRYHVNPQLALEQLVIVLGRR